Proteins found in one bacterium genomic segment:
- a CDS encoding GNAT family N-acetyltransferase, producing MENKVIELLKNYGASVEPADRSTEDAYIVRFHFERGVTTLRIVLNDYSGADLVITNMTTLPESHRRHGFGSKALETILLWARSNDLKSVRAVQILKQSEYFWIKNGFARCEEPNPCNDFIYQEPVN from the coding sequence GTGGAAAATAAAGTTATAGAGCTTTTAAAAAATTATGGGGCTTCTGTAGAACCGGCGGATAGATCGACTGAAGATGCGTACATCGTTAGGTTTCATTTTGAAAGAGGGGTGACGACCCTGCGTATCGTTCTCAATGATTACAGCGGTGCTGATTTGGTAATAACAAATATGACAACATTACCAGAGAGTCATAGGAGGCATGGGTTTGGAAGCAAGGCTCTTGAAACTATCTTACTATGGGCACGGTCCAATGATTTAAAAAGTGTTCGCGCTGTGCAAATCCTAAAACAAAGTGAGTATTTTTGGATTAAAAACGGGTTTGCACGATGCGAAGAACCAAATCCGTGCAATGACTTTATCTATCAAGAACCCGTGAATTAA
- a CDS encoding DNA-binding protein: MVIAYHKKDTHILNIERGEELLSSLRAFLDKEKIKAGYFTGLGAAEVLELAYYNLSTKKFERHTIREDVEILSLVGNIAILKNERIIHIHGTFGRKDLSVLGGHIFSLHISGACEIHLIKLPGEMTRAYDEATGLNLLCSIPS; this comes from the coding sequence ATGGTTATCGCTTATCACAAAAAAGATACTCATATTCTCAACATAGAACGCGGAGAGGAACTTCTTTCTTCCCTGCGTGCTTTTTTGGATAAAGAAAAAATCAAAGCTGGATATTTTACCGGACTGGGCGCGGCGGAAGTTCTTGAACTTGCGTATTACAATCTCTCAACAAAAAAGTTTGAACGGCACACCATAAGAGAAGATGTTGAAATTCTTTCACTTGTCGGAAATATCGCGATACTTAAAAACGAGAGAATCATTCACATACACGGCACGTTCGGAAGAAAAGATCTCTCGGTATTGGGCGGCCACATCTTCTCACTTCACATATCAGGCGCATGTGAAATTCATCTTATAAAACTCCCCGGTGAAATGACTCGTGCATACGATGAAGCGACCGGGCTTAATCTCTTGTGTTCAATTCCATCATAA